The Chloroflexota bacterium genome window below encodes:
- a CDS encoding AAA family ATPase, which yields MQFRIANTFTDSLARLSTQDQSIAKQTAFDLQTDPGRGGHQVHPIQGAADRNFRSARVNRDIRIIFHQRGENATLCYVAHHDDAYDWAQKRKLEAHPRTGAAQLVEIRETIEEVRVPHYVQVIEPLPPNPPLFGRVSDEELLSYGVPEEWLEYVRGATEDNYLEVSDHLPEEAAEALLQLATGGTPQAPLPITAGTDPFEHPDALRRFRVMRDIEELQKALEYPWEKWSVFLHPDQRAIVERNYNGPARVSGSAGTGKTVVALHRSVFLARSNPDARVLLTTFSDTLASALRSKLRVLITGEPELAERIEVGSLDSVAIRLYRTMIGEPQIATDEAVVDLIHQVAGKEEGLQFSPSFLVSEWQQVVDAWGLATWEDYRDVQRLGRRRRLPETQRKTLWSVFKQVRAGFSENQLITRSDLYRSLAKAVAQRRNPVFEYAVVDESQDLDIGQLDFLAALGGDRPDGLFFAGDLGQRIFQQPFSWLSVGVDIRGRSQTLRVNYRTSHQIRTQADLLLGPELADVDGITERRSGTISVFNGPTPAVHVYDSESQEIDAVAKWIIELSEDGMAPSEIGVFVRSESELRRATRVAEAAGLKPVLLQGDAVAGEAGVAVGTMHLAKGLEFRAVAAIACDAEVIPSRERMALMAEDSDFKDAYNTERYLLYVACTRARDQLLVTGVIPASDFLEDMQM from the coding sequence ATGCAGTTCCGAATCGCCAACACATTCACGGATAGCCTAGCGAGACTCAGCACTCAGGACCAGTCAATCGCTAAGCAGACTGCGTTTGACCTCCAGACAGACCCTGGGCGCGGCGGACACCAAGTACACCCCATCCAAGGAGCAGCTGACAGGAACTTCCGCTCGGCGCGCGTGAATCGCGATATCCGTATTATCTTCCACCAGCGGGGAGAAAATGCAACTCTCTGCTATGTGGCGCACCACGACGACGCATACGATTGGGCGCAGAAGCGCAAGCTTGAAGCGCATCCTCGAACCGGAGCGGCGCAGCTGGTGGAAATAAGAGAAACTATCGAGGAAGTCCGAGTCCCTCACTATGTGCAAGTCATAGAGCCTCTGCCACCGAACCCCCCACTATTCGGCAGAGTCTCAGACGAAGAGCTCTTGAGTTACGGCGTGCCGGAAGAATGGTTGGAATACGTTCGTGGCGCAACCGAAGACAACTACCTTGAAGTGTCCGATCATCTGCCGGAGGAGGCAGCCGAGGCCCTTCTACAGTTGGCGACGGGGGGAACTCCACAAGCGCCTCTGCCGATAACGGCGGGAACCGACCCGTTTGAACATCCAGATGCGCTGCGCCGGTTCCGCGTTATGCGCGACATCGAGGAACTTCAGAAGGCATTGGAGTATCCGTGGGAGAAGTGGAGCGTATTCTTACACCCCGATCAGCGAGCTATCGTTGAACGGAACTACAACGGCCCCGCGCGCGTTTCTGGTTCCGCAGGGACTGGCAAGACTGTTGTGGCTCTGCATCGGTCGGTTTTCTTAGCCCGTTCCAATCCGGATGCGCGAGTGTTGCTGACTACATTCTCCGACACGCTGGCGAGTGCGCTGCGATCCAAACTTCGCGTTCTCATTACTGGTGAACCTGAACTCGCAGAGCGGATAGAAGTTGGCTCGTTGGACTCGGTTGCAATTCGGTTGTACCGAACAATGATCGGCGAACCTCAAATTGCTACAGATGAGGCAGTTGTTGACCTAATTCATCAGGTAGCCGGTAAAGAAGAAGGTCTGCAATTTTCTCCCTCGTTCCTTGTCTCCGAATGGCAGCAGGTGGTTGACGCTTGGGGACTGGCAACTTGGGAAGATTATCGAGATGTTCAGCGATTGGGAAGACGAAGGCGACTGCCGGAGACCCAGCGTAAGACTCTCTGGTCGGTGTTTAAGCAAGTCAGAGCGGGATTCAGCGAAAACCAACTCATAACCCGCTCGGACTTGTACCGGAGTCTCGCGAAGGCCGTCGCTCAGAGGAGAAATCCTGTCTTTGAATATGCCGTGGTGGATGAATCGCAAGACCTCGACATCGGGCAATTGGATTTTCTGGCAGCTCTTGGCGGCGACCGCCCTGACGGATTATTCTTCGCCGGTGACTTGGGTCAGCGCATCTTTCAGCAGCCATTTTCTTGGCTTTCGGTCGGCGTTGATATACGAGGACGCTCTCAGACATTGCGTGTGAACTATCGAACGTCCCACCAGATCAGGACGCAAGCGGACCTACTACTCGGTCCAGAACTTGCAGACGTCGACGGTATAACGGAAAGACGCAGCGGAACAATTTCCGTATTCAATGGACCGACACCCGCGGTGCATGTGTATGATTCGGAATCGCAGGAGATCGACGCAGTTGCTAAATGGATAATTGAACTATCCGAGGACGGAATGGCGCCAAGTGAGATTGGAGTCTTCGTGCGCTCCGAATCTGAACTCAGACGTGCCACTAGAGTGGCAGAAGCGGCTGGGCTGAAGCCTGTACTGCTTCAGGGCGACGCCGTAGCAGGGGAAGCAGGAGTCGCCGTCGGCACGATGCATCTAGCCAAAGGATTGGAATTTCGCGCCGTGGCAGCGATAGCGTGCGATGCCGAAGTCATTCCCTCTAGGGAAAGGATGGCGCTTATGGCGGAAGATTCGGATTTTAAGGACGCCTACAACACCGAACGATACCTGCTTTACGTCGCGTGTACCCGGGCTCGAGATCAGCTATTGGTTACTGGGGTTATTCCTGCGTCAGATTTTCTTGAAGACATGCAGATGTGA
- a CDS encoding site-specific DNA-methyltransferase, with product MRRRTRTRTPKSVETITHGDAKRRNLPNAEHQRLMRDDERHPIRVAYERRNPDLDPQLVWRGKESLDRSELVVNVPPIYIQERVHPKVLIDDLMGQSASRRDGDSEGVQGIFADLLADFNGLPSESAKTEFYQHDANWSNRMILGDSLQVMASLAEREELRGKVQCVFIDPPYGIRFNSNFQWSTTSRDVRDGNATHITREPEQVKAFRDTWRDGIHSYLAYLRDRLTVARDLLTESGSIFVQIGDENVHRVRTLMDEVFGDDNFLRQIIFQKTGGLVQDFLPRTSDYLLWYAKDRSLAKFRKLHLQRSANPKDYQYIELDDSTRRSLTSGERQVSNGTPLKGRLYSTTSLESANPLFPFTHNQRTYTQRWKTSETGLSRLALANRLSAMGRTLRYARFFQDFPVRELQDVWSDTMGERNITYVVQTNATVIRRCILMTTDPGDLVLDPTCGSGTTAYVAEQWGRRWITIDTSRVALALARARIMGARFPYYLLADSSDGQAKMAEIERRAPSESPNFCDIRQGFVYERVPHITLRDIANNAEINVIWEDFQKKLEPHRKKLNRAVKQSWEEWEIPRDADNTWKANTKRIHKEWWDLRMARQREIDASIDAKADYEDLYDKPYEDKSKVRVAGPFTVESISPHRMLEVDENDELMDRIAESSNGYGQGYDFASIILDNLRTAGVQQAHKEDRIDFESLTVWPGHFVCAEGIYIQKGKGRRKAKQMRAGIFIGPEFGTVSRQDLVDAAREAKDADFDVLVACAFNYDAHTTELESYSGVPVLKARMNADLHMADDLKNTGKGNLFVIFGEPDIDVLPADDEQIEVRVNGVDVFHPNTGEVRSDGPEGIACWFIDTDYNKEAFFVRHAYFLGASDPYKSMRTTLKAEIDADAWESLHSAVSRPFDKPESGLIAVKVINHLGDEVMKVFKV from the coding sequence ATGCGTAGAAGAACGCGGACACGGACTCCCAAGTCCGTTGAGACCATTACTCATGGTGACGCCAAGCGGCGAAACCTGCCGAATGCCGAACATCAGAGGCTGATGCGCGATGATGAGAGGCATCCTATTCGAGTAGCATACGAGCGACGCAATCCTGATCTAGACCCGCAGCTCGTCTGGCGTGGAAAGGAGAGTTTGGATCGCTCAGAACTCGTTGTCAATGTTCCCCCGATATACATCCAGGAGCGTGTTCATCCGAAGGTGCTCATTGACGATTTGATGGGACAAAGCGCGTCTCGAAGGGATGGCGACTCCGAAGGTGTGCAGGGAATCTTCGCTGACCTGTTAGCTGATTTCAACGGACTTCCTTCGGAGAGTGCGAAGACAGAGTTTTATCAGCACGATGCCAACTGGTCGAATAGGATGATACTTGGTGACAGCCTCCAAGTGATGGCTTCTCTCGCGGAGCGTGAAGAACTGCGTGGCAAAGTTCAGTGCGTATTCATCGACCCGCCTTATGGCATTCGCTTCAACTCCAACTTCCAGTGGTCGACCACTAGCCGCGATGTACGTGATGGAAACGCAACACACATCACGCGCGAACCTGAGCAAGTCAAGGCATTCCGCGACACGTGGCGCGACGGCATCCACTCTTATCTGGCATATCTGCGCGACCGCCTCACCGTAGCACGCGACCTACTCACCGAAAGCGGCAGTATCTTTGTGCAAATCGGCGACGAGAATGTACATCGTGTCCGCACCCTGATGGACGAAGTGTTTGGCGATGATAATTTTCTGCGACAGATAATTTTTCAAAAAACTGGTGGGTTAGTTCAGGACTTTCTCCCGCGAACCAGCGATTATCTATTGTGGTATGCAAAGGATCGAAGTTTAGCTAAATTTCGGAAACTTCACTTACAGCGATCAGCAAATCCTAAAGACTACCAATACATCGAATTGGACGATTCAACGCGTCGCTCTCTGACAAGCGGAGAAAGGCAGGTCAGCAATGGAACACCTCTCAAAGGCCGCTTGTACTCCACTACTTCTCTTGAATCTGCCAATCCACTCTTTCCCTTCACGCATAATCAACGCACATACACCCAGAGATGGAAGACTAGCGAAACAGGTTTAAGTCGTCTGGCGCTGGCAAACAGATTAAGCGCTATGGGTAGAACGTTGAGATATGCAAGGTTCTTTCAAGACTTCCCTGTTCGAGAGTTGCAGGATGTTTGGTCAGATACTATGGGAGAGCGGAATATCACATACGTGGTACAGACGAATGCGACAGTAATTAGACGCTGCATCTTGATGACGACCGACCCCGGCGACTTAGTGCTTGACCCAACCTGCGGAAGTGGCACGACTGCATATGTCGCCGAGCAGTGGGGCAGGCGCTGGATAACGATAGACACGAGTCGCGTTGCATTGGCGCTCGCCCGCGCGCGCATCATGGGAGCGCGTTTTCCGTACTACCTGCTCGCTGACAGTTCCGACGGTCAAGCCAAGATGGCTGAGATTGAAAGGAGAGCCCCTTCTGAATCTCCCAATTTCTGTGACATCCGTCAGGGCTTTGTGTACGAGCGGGTCCCGCATATCACCCTTCGCGACATTGCCAATAATGCGGAAATTAATGTCATTTGGGAAGATTTCCAAAAGAAACTTGAGCCGCACCGCAAGAAATTGAATCGGGCAGTCAAGCAAAGCTGGGAAGAATGGGAGATCCCACGTGATGCCGACAATACTTGGAAAGCGAACACGAAGCGAATCCACAAGGAATGGTGGGACCTACGAATGGCGCGCCAGCGTGAAATTGACGCCTCCATCGACGCCAAAGCGGATTACGAAGATCTCTATGACAAGCCTTATGAAGACAAGAGTAAGGTGCGTGTCGCTGGACCATTCACCGTCGAAAGCATCTCCCCGCACCGTATGCTTGAGGTTGACGAGAACGATGAGTTAATGGACCGTATCGCTGAGTCGTCCAACGGATATGGGCAAGGCTACGACTTCGCCTCGATAATTCTTGATAATCTGCGAACTGCCGGTGTTCAGCAAGCTCACAAGGAAGATCGAATTGACTTTGAGTCACTGACAGTGTGGCCGGGCCATTTCGTCTGCGCTGAGGGGATCTACATCCAAAAGGGCAAAGGACGCCGCAAAGCCAAGCAAATGCGCGCAGGCATCTTCATCGGGCCGGAGTTTGGCACAGTTTCCCGTCAAGATCTGGTTGATGCCGCACGAGAAGCCAAGGACGCTGATTTTGATGTGCTTGTCGCCTGCGCTTTCAACTACGATGCACACACGACCGAGTTGGAGAGTTACAGCGGCGTACCAGTTCTCAAGGCTAGGATGAACGCCGACCTGCACATGGCGGACGACTTGAAGAACACAGGCAAGGGGAACCTGTTCGTCATATTCGGCGAGCCCGACATTGACGTTCTGCCTGCGGACGATGAGCAGATTGAGGTGAGAGTGAACGGTGTGGATGTGTTCCATCCCAACACCGGTGAGGTTCGCAGCGACGGACCTGAAGGCATTGCCTGCTGGTTTATCGACACCGACTACAACAAAGAGGCGTTCTTTGTTCGCCATGCGTACTTCTTGGGCGCGAGCGACCCATACAAGTCAATGCGGACGACGTTGAAGGCGGAGATTGACGCCGACGCATGGGAATCGCTTCACAGCGCCGTCTCTCGTCCATTTGACAAGCCGGAATCGGGACTGATAGCCGTAAAGGTCATCAACCACCTGGGCGACGAGGTTATGAAGGTTTTCAAAGTCTGA
- a CDS encoding patatin-like phospholipase family protein yields the protein MANEKHFHILALDGGGTRGIYSAQVLANVEVQIGAPIRDSFDLIAGTSTGSIVAGAAATGIPLKEVVELFEQQALHIFPSKRLRWGIFRSRYPRKRLEDVIDSCLPNTTLGEIATPLIITSSNIATGGVHVFKSSYLAELGEPYVRDSEIPLVEAILASCAAPSYFDPVQVGENHLADGGLWANNPSILAVTEAISKFKQTVDQIHILSIGTGHPTKMYSHHRHWGLATGWGHKKLVSYFLNLQSQSSSNMAGLILGERYVRLDPEIEEWALDDTKHLSNLKALATRDFAHRSEEILKTMRR from the coding sequence ATGGCGAACGAAAAACACTTCCACATCCTAGCTCTTGACGGTGGTGGCACGAGGGGAATTTATTCAGCGCAAGTTCTGGCGAATGTTGAAGTTCAAATTGGCGCTCCGATCAGGGACAGTTTCGACCTAATCGCGGGAACCAGCACAGGTTCAATAGTTGCGGGAGCGGCCGCGACTGGAATCCCTCTCAAGGAAGTTGTCGAACTCTTTGAGCAGCAGGCTCTCCACATATTTCCCAGTAAGCGCCTTAGATGGGGTATTTTCAGAAGTAGGTACCCACGGAAGCGTCTAGAAGATGTCATAGATTCTTGCCTGCCTAACACGACCCTTGGCGAGATTGCCACTCCGCTGATCATTACGAGCTCCAACATTGCCACTGGCGGAGTGCACGTCTTCAAGTCCAGTTATCTCGCGGAGCTAGGCGAGCCTTATGTGAGGGACAGCGAAATTCCGCTCGTAGAAGCCATCCTTGCCTCCTGCGCAGCTCCGTCTTACTTCGATCCCGTACAGGTTGGCGAGAACCACTTGGCGGATGGTGGTCTTTGGGCGAACAACCCATCTATTCTGGCTGTCACAGAGGCCATTTCAAAGTTCAAGCAAACGGTCGACCAGATTCACATTCTGTCTATCGGAACTGGGCATCCAACGAAAATGTACAGCCACCATCGGCATTGGGGACTTGCCACGGGATGGGGACACAAGAAGCTCGTCTCTTATTTTCTCAATCTGCAGTCCCAGTCTTCATCCAATATGGCGGGTCTGATTCTGGGAGAGAGGTACGTGCGCCTGGATCCTGAAATAGAAGAGTGGGCGCTAGACGATACAAAGCATCTCAGCAATCTGAAGGCCCTCGCAACCAGAGACTTCGCCCATCGAAGCGAGGAAATCCTTAAGACGATGAGGAGGTGA
- a CDS encoding ImmA/IrrE family metallo-endopeptidase, with protein sequence MVTTFLSDVQLENSAARLLGRHEALYGEVDCPPVPVEDILEDVLDLSILWDTIQEEPDQSILAELNPDSRRVVFNEARQDLITETPGLYQTILGHEAGHWEVHVDKGQVHQLALSGMEPSVKCLYRSSGPGQAPQEIQAHRFMGFLLMPSRLLFEAIRDVDLLSWRELYSLREEFQVTITALKVRLERLGLLYISKDGLLYPSRQEYEGQIRLS encoded by the coding sequence ATGGTTACTACTTTTCTGTCGGATGTACAATTGGAAAACAGCGCGGCCCGCTTGTTGGGCCGGCACGAGGCACTTTACGGCGAAGTTGACTGTCCTCCTGTGCCTGTCGAGGATATTCTGGAAGATGTACTGGACCTCAGTATTCTATGGGACACCATTCAAGAGGAGCCGGACCAGTCCATACTCGCTGAACTCAATCCTGATTCCAGAAGGGTCGTGTTCAACGAGGCGAGGCAAGATCTGATCACTGAAACCCCAGGCCTCTACCAGACCATATTGGGCCACGAGGCAGGACACTGGGAGGTGCATGTCGATAAAGGACAGGTTCACCAATTGGCCCTATCTGGTATGGAGCCTTCAGTCAAATGCCTCTACCGCTCCTCTGGACCCGGCCAGGCACCTCAGGAGATTCAAGCTCATAGATTTATGGGTTTCCTTCTTATGCCGTCGCGCCTCTTGTTTGAGGCGATAAGGGATGTTGACCTACTCAGTTGGCGTGAGTTGTATAGTCTCCGAGAAGAATTTCAGGTGACAATCACGGCGCTGAAGGTCAGATTGGAGCGGCTTGGCCTGCTGTACATTTCAAAGGACGGATTACTCTATCCATCGCGTCAAGAATACGAAGGGCAAATTCGTCTGAGTTAA
- a CDS encoding restriction endonuclease — protein MPGNFFDSPVLNSPYGYPDRHWELDENNQPTQRVVENRRSASFYTPIPKPRRRRRRGRGAAQGRFVMDEGEGLSTSEQEYDLAAHVDEIRQQVDAWRRLPNSRDWGVTPETARLLDYWRNHDFANYRPFFCQVEAVETIIWLTEVAPNLGPTGRRILDRIENSSSEANGDLLRWALKMATGAGKTTVMAMIIAWQTINAVRHPQSSRFTRGFLIVAPGITIKDRLRVLQPNDLDNYYTTRELVPNDMRPDLNRASIVITNYHAFKLRERIQVSAVGRRLAQGKTGQPLETLETDGQMIQRVMCDLMGIKNILVLNDEGHHCYREKQSRDDEGDLKGDELQEGKKNSEAARLWINGLESVKKKLGIPRVIDLSATPFFLRGSGYAEGTLFPWTVSDFSLMDAIECGIVKLPRVPVADNIPGEEMPMYRNLWEHIGGSMPRAGRRSAGNLDPRQLPVQLQTALEALYGHYKNVSDEWERAGISIPPCFIVVCNNTSTSKLVYDYISGFEIELENGLIDTVPGKFDLFENFDEHGNRLPIPRTLLIDSEQLESGDALHGNFREAAASEIEQFRREIIARTNNPKEAEKITDEQLLREVMNTVGKEGRLGEQVRCVVSVSMLTEGWDANTVTHVLGVRAFGTQLLCEQVVGRALRRQSYDLNNDDRFDTEYADVLGVPFDFTAAPVIVKPQRVKPTVEVKAVRPDRDHLEIVFPRVNGYRVEMPSQNVSADFTEDSVLVLTPELIGATETRNEGIIGEGIDLDLVHTNDLRRSELIYRLTERLVATKWHDSDDVPMANQFFALRGIVRRWLDECLECQGGTYPAQLLYQVLSDMACERITAAITRSHIAEHPVRALLDPYTPSGSTRFVNFRTSSENRWEPKQKCHINWVILDSDWEGEFCRIVEGHPKVRAYVKNHNIGLEVPYKLGSISKKYIPDFIVQLDDGHEDPLNLMVEIKGYRGEDAKVKKETMETYWVPGVNRLGQFGRWTFAELTDFYLMSEHFEELIQSLTGATISEE, from the coding sequence GTGCCCGGGAACTTCTTTGACAGCCCTGTTCTTAACTCACCTTACGGATACCCTGATCGACATTGGGAGTTGGATGAGAACAACCAGCCTACGCAGCGGGTAGTAGAGAACCGACGAAGTGCTAGCTTCTACACGCCTATCCCGAAGCCTCGGCGTCGCCGCCGGAGAGGGCGGGGGGCGGCTCAGGGTAGATTCGTAATGGATGAGGGCGAAGGACTTTCGACTTCAGAGCAAGAGTATGACCTTGCTGCGCACGTCGATGAGATTAGGCAGCAAGTTGATGCCTGGAGACGACTTCCCAATTCTAGGGACTGGGGCGTCACACCGGAGACGGCCCGCTTGCTCGATTACTGGCGAAATCACGACTTCGCCAATTACCGGCCCTTCTTCTGTCAAGTTGAAGCGGTAGAGACGATCATCTGGCTCACGGAGGTCGCTCCAAATCTTGGACCGACGGGCAGACGCATTCTTGATAGGATCGAAAATTCCAGTTCGGAAGCCAATGGCGATCTGTTGCGTTGGGCGCTGAAAATGGCGACCGGTGCCGGAAAAACGACAGTGATGGCTATGATCATAGCCTGGCAGACGATCAACGCCGTCAGGCATCCTCAAAGCTCGAGGTTTACACGTGGCTTCTTGATTGTCGCCCCCGGCATTACCATAAAAGATCGGCTCCGTGTGCTTCAGCCGAATGACCTGGACAACTACTACACCACCAGAGAGCTTGTACCCAATGACATGCGCCCCGACCTCAATAGAGCCAGCATCGTCATCACAAACTACCACGCGTTCAAGCTACGTGAGCGAATACAGGTATCCGCAGTAGGCCGCCGACTCGCTCAAGGCAAAACGGGACAGCCCCTAGAGACGCTGGAAACCGACGGGCAGATGATTCAGCGTGTAATGTGCGACTTGATGGGCATTAAGAATATCTTGGTGCTGAACGACGAGGGCCACCACTGCTACCGCGAGAAGCAAAGCAGAGATGACGAGGGTGATCTGAAGGGCGATGAATTACAGGAAGGGAAGAAGAACAGCGAAGCAGCAAGGCTCTGGATAAACGGCCTTGAATCAGTCAAGAAAAAACTAGGAATACCGCGGGTGATCGACCTATCGGCGACGCCGTTCTTTCTGAGGGGTTCCGGCTACGCTGAAGGAACACTGTTCCCGTGGACAGTATCCGATTTCTCTCTTATGGACGCCATCGAATGCGGCATAGTGAAGTTGCCGCGGGTCCCGGTGGCCGATAATATTCCTGGCGAAGAGATGCCGATGTACCGGAATTTATGGGAGCATATTGGCGGATCAATGCCGAGGGCTGGGCGCAGGAGTGCCGGGAACCTTGATCCTCGTCAACTTCCTGTCCAATTACAGACCGCTCTCGAAGCGTTGTATGGTCACTACAAGAACGTTTCTGACGAGTGGGAAAGAGCCGGGATATCTATCCCTCCGTGTTTCATAGTCGTCTGCAACAACACATCAACTTCGAAGTTAGTATACGACTACATTTCCGGTTTCGAGATTGAGCTCGAAAATGGCTTGATAGATACAGTTCCGGGTAAATTTGATCTGTTCGAGAATTTCGACGAGCACGGAAACAGGTTGCCTATTCCTCGGACGCTACTGATTGACAGCGAGCAGCTCGAATCCGGGGACGCGCTGCACGGAAACTTTAGGGAGGCCGCAGCTTCCGAGATAGAGCAGTTCCGGCGGGAGATAATCGCGCGAACTAACAATCCTAAAGAAGCTGAGAAAATCACCGATGAGCAGCTTCTGCGGGAGGTGATGAATACCGTCGGCAAGGAGGGACGACTTGGGGAGCAGGTTCGTTGTGTAGTTTCCGTATCTATGCTCACAGAGGGTTGGGACGCGAACACGGTAACCCATGTTCTCGGAGTTCGCGCTTTCGGCACACAGCTATTGTGCGAGCAGGTTGTGGGGCGCGCACTTCGCCGTCAATCATACGACTTAAACAATGACGACAGGTTTGACACAGAGTATGCCGATGTGCTTGGAGTTCCGTTTGATTTCACTGCCGCCCCGGTCATTGTCAAGCCCCAGAGAGTCAAACCTACTGTGGAAGTCAAGGCTGTCCGTCCAGATCGCGACCACTTAGAAATAGTCTTCCCTAGGGTTAACGGCTACCGTGTGGAAATGCCTAGCCAGAATGTCAGCGCGGACTTCACGGAGGACTCGGTGCTCGTTCTTACGCCCGAACTAATCGGCGCCACTGAGACTCGTAATGAAGGCATCATTGGCGAAGGCATAGATTTGGATCTGGTGCATACTAATGACCTCCGACGGTCAGAACTGATCTACAGGTTGACAGAGAGGCTAGTCGCGACTAAGTGGCATGATTCTGACGATGTGCCAATGGCGAACCAGTTCTTCGCCTTGCGTGGCATAGTCCGTAGGTGGTTGGACGAGTGTCTGGAATGTCAGGGAGGAACTTACCCGGCTCAGCTGCTATACCAAGTGCTCTCTGACATGGCTTGCGAGAGGATCACGGCAGCGATCACTCGCTCCCACATAGCGGAACATCCCGTGCGGGCATTGCTTGACCCTTATACACCGAGTGGCTCCACGAGATTCGTGAATTTCAGAACGTCGAGTGAGAATAGATGGGAGCCTAAGCAAAAGTGCCACATCAACTGGGTAATTCTGGATAGCGACTGGGAAGGGGAGTTCTGTCGAATCGTCGAAGGACATCCGAAAGTCCGGGCCTATGTGAAGAACCATAATATAGGCCTTGAAGTGCCTTACAAGCTTGGTTCCATTTCTAAGAAGTACATTCCGGACTTCATCGTTCAGCTTGATGATGGACACGAGGATCCACTTAACCTAATGGTCGAGATCAAGGGTTACCGAGGCGAAGACGCCAAGGTGAAGAAGGAAACGATGGAAACTTACTGGGTTCCGGGCGTGAATAGGCTCGGTCAATTCGGCAGATGGACTTTCGCTGAATTAACGGACTTTTACTTGATGTCCGAGCACTTTGAGGAACTCATACAGAGTCTAACGGGGGCGACCATTTCGGAGGAATAG
- a CDS encoding helix-turn-helix transcriptional regulator → MEFPERLRALRREARLSQRELAEKIGVDFTYLSKIENSRVEPPSEAVLRRISEEFAGRLGVNQIELADELITLAGKVPSDIAETLSRNPQAVRFLRSIGDDVRSPAEWQRLIRHWSSEQ, encoded by the coding sequence ATGGAATTCCCAGAGCGACTGCGTGCATTACGTAGGGAAGCCCGGCTGAGCCAGCGCGAGTTGGCGGAGAAGATCGGAGTCGACTTCACTTATCTAAGCAAGATCGAAAACAGCCGAGTTGAGCCACCCAGCGAGGCGGTCTTGCGACGGATATCTGAAGAGTTTGCAGGAAGGCTTGGGGTGAATCAGATCGAGCTTGCAGATGAGCTAATAACACTTGCTGGAAAGGTGCCTTCGGATATCGCAGAGACGCTATCACGGAATCCACAAGCTGTTCGTTTCCTAAGATCTATCGGAGATGACGTGCGGTCGCCAGCGGAATGGCAGCGACTAATCCGTCACTGGTCGTCGGAGCAATAA
- a CDS encoding tetratricopeptide repeat protein, which translates to MESTMARGNVRERAVNPHDIVTREYGKIIKDNPGNVEAFYNRGCTHKYKGALESAIRDFNRIIELDPSHSHSYNRKADIYFENGQFKRAIENYLKVIELSNNNQVLALACNKTGEALTAIGEYDKALEYLDRVFALTGPKTLRARLGYYNRGVTYYKKGNYDRSIEDFERVLEIQPKYPYAFYFRGLAYARKSEYRKAVLDFNHAVANSNGIPLMARALYNRGVAYEKLGNFVQASQDYDGALKLNPKDPSSILARASLATHLRLMASPPTPQHSDDS; encoded by the coding sequence ATGGAGTCAACTATGGCAAGAGGAAATGTGCGCGAGAGGGCCGTCAATCCGCATGATATAGTCACGCGGGAATACGGAAAGATCATCAAAGACAATCCGGGCAATGTCGAGGCTTTCTATAACCGGGGTTGCACGCACAAGTACAAAGGCGCTCTGGAGAGCGCAATCAGGGATTTCAATAGAATAATCGAGCTTGACCCGAGCCATTCCCACTCTTATAACCGTAAGGCTGACATTTACTTCGAGAATGGGCAGTTCAAAAGAGCCATTGAAAATTACCTAAAGGTGATTGAGCTCTCTAACAACAACCAAGTACTTGCCCTTGCCTGCAACAAGACAGGCGAAGCTCTCACCGCGATCGGTGAATACGACAAAGCATTGGAATACTTGGACAGGGTATTCGCCCTTACCGGTCCCAAAACCCTGCGTGCTCGCCTCGGCTATTACAATCGAGGCGTAACCTACTACAAGAAGGGCAACTACGACCGGTCGATAGAGGATTTTGAAAGAGTCCTTGAAATTCAGCCCAAATATCCTTACGCCTTTTACTTTCGGGGATTAGCCTACGCTAGGAAGAGTGAATATAGGAAGGCCGTCCTAGATTTCAACCATGCAGTTGCAAATTCCAACGGGATCCCCCTAATGGCGCGCGCCTTATATAATCGAGGGGTCGCTTATGAGAAGTTAGGTAATTTCGTGCAGGCAAGCCAAGACTACGATGGAGCACTTAAACTCAATCCTAAAGATCCGTCTTCAATACTCGCAAGAGCTTCCTTGGCGACTCATCTGCGTCTGATGGCAAGCCCACCCACTCCACAACACTCGGATGACAGCTAA